The Chrysemys picta bellii isolate R12L10 chromosome 5, ASM1138683v2, whole genome shotgun sequence genome includes a window with the following:
- the LOC101951980 gene encoding uncharacterized protein LOC101951980, translating to MTTIILKLILLTECFGYLANGTNELTISQTPSEIKVSTGMSAEITCSWKNDEIVERFRVTWKIQHLTCKEGISRELSSKLYYTANATHKDKTVLKIEVVKRNDTGTYFCEITTEIPFMKKGLGNGTTLIVEEKEAGSMESYPLMAILAIFPFLISGGCFYLCYKKQQNSKHSVPERRTHEEQTLQVTELDEGTEINEADERNSSSSNSSEWAISTLYESLDYFAMKQDEDKDQDNKHSVTFASNAED from the exons ATGACCACAATTATCCTGAAACTCATCCTTTTGACAGAGTGCTTTGGCTACTTGG CAAATGGTACCAATGAATTAACAATCAGTCAGACACCATCAGAAATTAAGGTATCCACTGGAATGTCAGCTGAAATTACCTGTTCCTGGAAAAATGATGAGATAGTCGAGCGGTTTAGAGTAACCTGGAAAATACAACATCTCACCTGTAAAGAGGGCATCAGCAGAGAGTTATCATCAAAACTTTACTACACAGCCAATGCCACACACAAGGATAAGACCGTGTTAAAGATCGAAGTTGTGAAAAGAAATGACACTGGAACTTACTTCTGTGAGATAACTACCGAAATACCTTTCATGAAAAAAGGGCTGGGAAATGGAACAACTTTGATTGTTGAAGAGAAAG AAGCTGGATCAATGGAAAGCTATCCTTTGATGGCAATTCTAGCCATCTTTCCTTTCCTAATATCAGGGGGCTGTTTCTATCTCTGTTACAAAAAGCAGCAGAACTCAAAACACTCTG TGCCAGAGAGAAGGACCCATGAGGAACAGACACTTCAGGTTACCGAATTGGATGAAGGAACTGAGATAAATGAAGCAGATGAGAGAAATTCTTCTTCATCAAACTCATCAGAATGG GCTATTTCCACACTTTATGAGTCCCTTGATTATTTTGCAATGAAGCAAGATGAAGATAAAGATCAGGACAACAAACACTCTGTCACTTTTGCATCAAATGCAGAAGATTAG